ACTCAATTTACCAAAAGATGGAGCGCTCGGGAGTTGTCTTTGATGAAATTTACGATTTAACTGCCTTTCGCATCATTGTCGGGACAACCATGGATTGTTACGCAGCACTTGGCGCAATTCATGCAGCTTGGAAGCCGATTCCCGGAAGATTTAAAGACTACATCGCCATGCCCAAACCCAATGGCTATCAATCGCTGCATACCAGCGTGATTGGCCCACGTGCAGCGCGCATTGAAATTCAAATTCGCACTGAGGGCATGCATAACGTCGCTGAAAGCGGGATTGCCGCACACTGGGTTTACAAGGAAGAAGGCGAAACAGCTCAACTTGGACAAGAAGGTCAGCAATTTACTTGGATCAAAGAACTTGTAGAATCGGGTTCACTCTTACGTGACCCCAAAGAGTTCATGTCCACGGTTAAGGCTGAACTGTTTCAACACGAGGTATTTGTCTTTACCCCGAAAGGTGATGTCTATGCGCTACAAGCTGGGGCAACTCCAATTGACTTTGCCTATGCGATTCACTCCGAGGTTGGCAATCACTGCACCGGGGCAAGAATCAATGGTCAGCAAGTTGCTCTTGATTACAAACTTAAAAATGGCGATGCCGTAGAAATCCAAACAACCACCAAGCAAGTTCCCAACAAAGATTGGTTAAACCTTGCAGTCACCACGCGCGCCAAACAGCGTATCCGTGCCTGGCTTAAGGCTGAAGAACGTAAGCGCGCCATCAGTGTCGGCAACGAAGTCTTGGCCAAAGATTTGCAGCGCATGAAGTCCACGCTGCCGAAGGTCCAAAAATCCGGCGAACTTCTCAAAGCTGCTAAAGATCTAGGCTACAGTGATGAAGAAATGATGCTCACTGATATTGGTTACGGGAAATTAACTACCACTGAAGTGATTGCCAAGCTATTTCCCGAAGAAACAAACCTTGAAGAAAAACTCAAACAAGAAACGACGATCTTACAGAAAATTTTCCAGAAAGCAGCACGCAGCCTTAAAGACAAATCGGGCATTAAAGTCAGTGGCTTTGAGGATATGGTGTTTCATTTTGCACAGTGCTGCGAACCGCTACCCGGAGATCCGCTCGTCGGCTATATTTCTCGCGGCCGAGGAGTTGTCATTCATACGCGCAATTGCCCACAAGCAACGGCCCTCGATCAGCAACGCTTGATTGAGGTTGCCTGGGACGATCAGGCTCAAGCAATACGCTCCGTAAAATTAATGGTGCGTTGTCGTGACCGTCTAGGAATCTTGGCTGAAATCACTCAAGCGATCGCTAGCCAAGGTGCAAATATCGTCACCGCTTCACTCAAAACTCGCGCTGATGGATCTTCGCTTGGTGAATTTGAAATTTCCATCTCTGGAGCAACGCAACTTGAGGCGGTCGTGAAAACGCTAGAAAAGATTGACGGCGTGATGTCAGTAGAACGTAAACGCCGCGCACAAGCCTAGCAGCAAACAATACTAAAAATTCATGGCTGCAAGAGTCGCAGCATGTTAAATCCAGTTGATGCTAGATTTTCAGGATCTCTATATTACCCTCGCGGGGATACTCATCGGCTATATCAGTTCAATCACAGGTGGACTGGGATTGATGGCTGTGCCGCTTTTAGTACATTTCGGATTGACTCCCCAAATCGCAGTGACCACCAGTAAATTTGGCGCACTGGGGATGGTGATCGGCTCACTGCTGCGCTTTTCTAAAACTAATAATATCAACCATGAGCTGGTCCCAAAGCTAGTCTTGATTCAATTTCTTGGCACATTGCTGGGTGCTTATATTTTCGTCCAGCTACCACAAGGTCCTTGGATGAAGACCGCTGTAGCTGGTTTAACCTTAATGTTATTACCAGTTACTTTTTTGAGAAACCCCAAGCAAGATTCTGAGACTGCTACTCAAGACAAATCTCAAATTGGTTATTTTTTATATTTTTTAATTTCGATCTACCTGGGCATTTATGGCGCTGGAGCTGGCCCCCTGGTCTTCATGACATTTGTGCACTGCTTTGGCTTGAGTTTAATCGCTGCAAATGCAA
This bacterium DNA region includes the following protein-coding sequences:
- a CDS encoding bifunctional (p)ppGpp synthetase/guanosine-3',5'-bis(diphosphate) 3'-pyrophosphohydrolase; translated protein: MKLQDVISAVQGYLPNPDIELIHRAYAFVRHHHQGQTRASGEPYVTHVTEVAFLATKLRLDTASIVTALLHDTVEDTSVTLQEVEQQFGQDVAQLVDGVTKLSQVNFSSREEAQAENFRKMLLAMSKDIRVLLVKLCDRTHNMRTLEFLSEARRLRIAQETIDIYAPLAHRLGIYWMKSELEDLSLRHLHPNQYEIIKQSVATKKRERDLYIEEVVRLISTELEQNNIQGKVSGRSKNFYSIYQKMERSGVVFDEIYDLTAFRIIVGTTMDCYAALGAIHAAWKPIPGRFKDYIAMPKPNGYQSLHTSVIGPRAARIEIQIRTEGMHNVAESGIAAHWVYKEEGETAQLGQEGQQFTWIKELVESGSLLRDPKEFMSTVKAELFQHEVFVFTPKGDVYALQAGATPIDFAYAIHSEVGNHCTGARINGQQVALDYKLKNGDAVEIQTTTKQVPNKDWLNLAVTTRAKQRIRAWLKAEERKRAISVGNEVLAKDLQRMKSTLPKVQKSGELLKAAKDLGYSDEEMMLTDIGYGKLTTTEVIAKLFPEETNLEEKLKQETTILQKIFQKAARSLKDKSGIKVSGFEDMVFHFAQCCEPLPGDPLVGYISRGRGVVIHTRNCPQATALDQQRLIEVAWDDQAQAIRSVKLMVRCRDRLGILAEITQAIASQGANIVTASLKTRADGSSLGEFEISISGATQLEAVVKTLEKIDGVMSVERKRRAQA
- a CDS encoding sulfite exporter TauE/SafE family protein is translated as MLDFQDLYITLAGILIGYISSITGGLGLMAVPLLVHFGLTPQIAVTTSKFGALGMVIGSLLRFSKTNNINHELVPKLVLIQFLGTLLGAYIFVQLPQGPWMKTAVAGLTLMLLPVTFLRNPKQDSETATQDKSQIGYFLYFLISIYLGIYGAGAGPLVFMTFVHCFGLSLIAANA